The following are from one region of the Paenibacillus sp. KS-LC4 genome:
- a CDS encoding ABC transporter substrate-binding protein, which produces MFRRVAYSSLMIVLILTLLSGCGTSGSGSNGSSKPVDPITVRIGLLKNVTHAPAFVAIKKGYLQDRLGANVKIEVQGFNNGSDFSTAMATGQIDIGYVGPSPIINQYTRSKNIKILSGANNGGAVLVTRKGSGVTSVKDLAGKLVAIPTKGSTNEISLRLLLQEHGLEVSTDNSGVQLIAMAPADTLTAMKQGQIEAALLPEPWGTQIENEGIGNIVVEWDQIPPNKGNYPLTIIVTSDDFLKEHRNLAKSVLLANEDAIKFIKDSPEDTYSLVSDELKELTGKGLDAELIKATLSHLNLTMNIDQDSLKIMAQVAVDAGYIKGVGADGLDLAGLYDLSLLKETQEGK; this is translated from the coding sequence ATGTTTAGAAGAGTGGCTTATTCGAGTCTTATGATCGTCTTGATTCTGACGCTGCTGTCCGGCTGCGGTACCTCTGGCTCGGGGAGTAACGGAAGCTCCAAGCCAGTCGACCCCATTACGGTGCGGATCGGCTTGCTCAAGAACGTGACCCATGCTCCGGCCTTCGTAGCAATCAAGAAGGGCTATCTGCAAGACCGTCTTGGCGCTAATGTGAAGATCGAAGTACAGGGCTTTAATAACGGCTCCGACTTCTCGACTGCTATGGCGACAGGCCAGATCGACATCGGCTACGTCGGGCCAAGCCCGATAATCAACCAATATACAAGGAGCAAGAACATTAAGATTTTGTCAGGAGCGAACAACGGCGGCGCCGTGCTAGTGACGAGGAAGGGCTCCGGCGTGACGAGCGTCAAGGACTTGGCGGGCAAGCTGGTCGCCATCCCGACAAAGGGGAGCACGAATGAGATATCTCTGCGTCTGCTTCTTCAGGAGCATGGCCTGGAGGTGTCTACGGACAATAGCGGAGTTCAGCTTATTGCGATGGCTCCAGCGGATACGCTGACGGCCATGAAGCAAGGACAGATAGAAGCGGCGTTATTGCCGGAGCCATGGGGTACGCAGATCGAGAACGAAGGCATCGGTAATATCGTCGTCGAGTGGGATCAGATTCCGCCGAATAAGGGGAATTATCCACTTACGATTATCGTAACTAGCGACGACTTCCTGAAGGAACATCGGAATTTGGCCAAATCCGTTCTTCTGGCCAACGAGGACGCAATCAAGTTTATCAAGGATAGTCCAGAGGACACATATTCTCTCGTTAGCGACGAGTTGAAGGAACTGACGGGCAAGGGCTTGGACGCCGAATTGATCAAGGCCACACTGTCTCATCTCAATCTGACGATGAACATCGACCAAGATTCCTTGAAGATAATGGCGCAGGTGGCGGTCGATGCCGGCTATATCAAGGGAGTCGGAGCAGATGGCCTCGATCTGGCAGGCTTGTACGATTTGTCGCTGCTGAAGGAGACGCAGGAAGGCAAATAA
- a CDS encoding ABC transporter permease encodes MHWGWRFPSALQTVQTFYDGMANGQLLEAMLSSLRRILIAFVLSCGIGMTLGVLFARSRLLDETLGFVVVALQTVPSIAWLPFAIIWFGLNDFAVLFITTIGATWTMTIASRSGIKNISPIYLKSAEMFGTGRGFRLFYQVMIPAAIPQLITGMRMAWAFAWRALVSGELIARGIGLGQLLEEGRSLGDTSLMLCIVLVIAILGTISDHLVFKRIEERIWTQYGLNAAKT; translated from the coding sequence ATGCATTGGGGCTGGCGCTTTCCATCGGCGCTGCAGACCGTGCAGACATTCTACGATGGGATGGCAAATGGGCAGCTGCTCGAAGCGATGCTTAGCAGCTTGAGGCGAATCCTCATCGCGTTCGTCCTCTCATGCGGCATCGGCATGACACTCGGCGTCTTGTTCGCTCGGAGCCGGCTGCTGGACGAGACGCTCGGATTTGTCGTCGTCGCTCTACAGACGGTGCCGAGCATCGCTTGGTTGCCTTTCGCTATCATATGGTTCGGGCTGAACGACTTCGCCGTTTTGTTCATCACGACGATTGGGGCGACGTGGACGATGACGATTGCTAGTCGGAGTGGGATCAAGAACATTTCTCCAATTTATCTGAAGTCGGCGGAGATGTTTGGAACAGGCCGAGGGTTCCGACTCTTTTACCAAGTGATGATCCCCGCAGCCATACCACAGCTCATTACGGGCATGCGCATGGCCTGGGCGTTCGCCTGGCGGGCACTCGTCTCCGGTGAGCTCATTGCGCGCGGCATCGGTTTGGGGCAGCTGCTGGAAGAGGGGCGAAGCCTTGGCGACACCTCTCTTATGCTCTGCATCGTACTCGTGATCGCGATTCTCGGTACAATCTCCGACCACCTCGTCTTCAAGCGAATAGAGGAACGGATCTGGACCCAGTACGGTCTGAATGCTGCCAAAACGTAA
- a CDS encoding ABC transporter ATP-binding protein gives MIRVDGVGKTFAQRGRAGYTALEDIDFEIGKGEFVSILGPSGCGKSTLLNLVAGLELADHGRVEANGKEVTAPGPDRIVVFQDHALYPWLTVLENVAFGLKQKGIKKKERRERAMEQIRAVHLGKFADRYPHELSGGMKQRVAIARALVMDPEILLMDEPFAALDEQTRLLLHKELELIWLNTRRTILFITHNIREAVILSDRVLVMSTRPGRIKKEFRVQAARPREPGDSLLHHIESQIMDTLAAELEKVAKEEYGNDYTLEKSPLSHSTANNLGDGI, from the coding sequence ATGATTCGTGTAGATGGAGTAGGTAAGACGTTCGCGCAACGGGGTAGAGCGGGCTATACTGCGTTGGAAGACATTGACTTCGAGATAGGAAAGGGAGAGTTCGTCTCCATCCTCGGTCCTTCCGGCTGCGGCAAGTCCACATTGCTTAACTTGGTTGCAGGGCTGGAGCTGGCGGATCACGGCAGAGTAGAAGCAAACGGCAAGGAAGTCACGGCCCCAGGGCCTGATCGGATCGTCGTATTCCAAGACCATGCACTGTATCCTTGGCTTACCGTGCTGGAGAACGTCGCATTCGGCCTTAAGCAAAAGGGAATTAAAAAGAAGGAGCGCCGCGAGCGAGCCATGGAGCAGATCCGGGCTGTCCATTTGGGGAAGTTCGCGGATCGCTATCCTCACGAGCTGTCGGGCGGGATGAAGCAGAGGGTGGCGATAGCGCGGGCGCTCGTCATGGACCCGGAGATTTTGCTCATGGATGAGCCATTCGCTGCACTGGACGAACAGACTAGGCTGCTGCTGCATAAGGAATTGGAGCTAATATGGCTGAACACGCGGAGGACCATTCTGTTCATCACGCATAACATTCGGGAGGCGGTCATCCTGTCGGACAGAGTGCTCGTCATGTCTACCCGGCCGGGACGGATTAAGAAGGAGTTCCGCGTGCAGGCAGCACGGCCGCGGGAGCCTGGCGACTCACTTCTGCACCATATCGAGAGTCAGATTATGGATACGTTGGCCGCTGAACTGGAGAAGGTGGCGAAGGAGGAATATGGCAATGACTACACTTTGGAGAAAAGCCCTCTTTCTCATTCTACTGCTAATAATCTGGGAGACGGCATATAG
- a CDS encoding Crp/Fnr family transcriptional regulator, producing the protein MKKNSFIFRSEEESQEIYFVQDGLVKISQFAQEGQSITLFLRHKGEVFGAAEVLTGQKRQRYARCITDSQIVSIPTSQFTSLLRRYPDALYALTVVNARRLLQTQRYVETLISRPVAWRLAQLLMQLGVREGKETVVTLSLTHEEISYVIGCSRQTVTETLGRWREEGIIRYEKKIVVIQDTNKFQEHL; encoded by the coding sequence ATGAAGAAGAACTCCTTTATCTTCAGGAGCGAGGAAGAAAGTCAAGAGATCTATTTCGTCCAGGACGGACTGGTGAAGATCTCGCAGTTTGCGCAAGAGGGCCAGAGCATTACCTTGTTCCTGAGGCACAAGGGCGAGGTGTTCGGTGCGGCCGAGGTGCTGACGGGGCAGAAGAGACAACGTTACGCGCGATGCATTACGGACAGCCAAATTGTCTCGATTCCAACCTCCCAATTCACCAGCTTGCTGAGGAGATATCCAGATGCACTCTACGCGCTAACGGTAGTCAACGCCCGTCGTCTGCTGCAGACACAGCGTTACGTAGAGACGCTCATCTCACGGCCGGTTGCCTGGAGGCTGGCTCAACTGCTAATGCAGCTCGGAGTTCGTGAGGGGAAGGAGACGGTCGTCACGCTTTCGCTTACCCATGAGGAGATCTCCTATGTCATCGGCTGCAGCAGGCAGACGGTTACGGAGACATTGGGTCGATGGCGGGAGGAAGGCATCATTCGCTATGAGAAGAAAATAGTTGTCATTCAAGATACCAACAAGTTCCAAGAGCACTTGTAA
- a CDS encoding response regulator, which translates to MNAVKVMLVDDEVLAIEHMKNLISWPQLGYEIVCTASKPSQVIRLAREHRPDLIIMDIVMPGKDGLALSKELLAEELALKVVLLTSHKEFEYAKEALKLGVSNYWIKHEMDAETVKRELGGLREEIESDRRLQKNDRGRLLVDWLGGRPLSDTQWRTATAGLSEAFDRLHLLVLEPVRMMPILPDVMSIKPIWPTEWPDARDSGLLAAIPFLESCFVLIYGDKSSRGESKMRELLEEKAAEARRMIEQLTGRPASIAMAYGLPNRADVPGKLAEALKWLSQAMFHSPNHLFRLNELQREEEKAPLQLEWEDGLRKTKERLSDSQYEEAAREVSALFSLASVAKDASGLADLCRQLFSMLNRYRSTCGLPSLTDTWAAGPGTDADWSSLAGIRDWFLQELNTLAQLSAGLPTISRKVRQALEQMERHYGDPELDADTLARQLGISRDHFRHLFKLETGKTALDRLTEIRMDKAKQLLDEGSLKVYEIADRVGFRNGQYFSQVFRKLTGMTPLEYMEKRR; encoded by the coding sequence ATGAACGCGGTTAAAGTGATGCTCGTGGATGATGAGGTATTGGCGATTGAGCATATGAAAAATCTAATCTCGTGGCCGCAGCTCGGTTACGAGATCGTCTGCACGGCGAGCAAGCCGTCTCAAGTCATACGGCTGGCGAGAGAGCATCGCCCAGACTTGATTATTATGGATATCGTCATGCCCGGCAAGGATGGGCTGGCGCTTAGCAAGGAGCTGCTGGCAGAGGAACTGGCGCTGAAAGTCGTGCTGCTTACCTCCCACAAGGAATTTGAGTACGCCAAAGAAGCGCTCAAGCTGGGCGTGTCCAACTATTGGATTAAGCATGAGATGGACGCGGAAACAGTCAAGCGAGAGCTCGGCGGCTTAAGGGAGGAGATTGAGAGCGATAGGCGGCTTCAGAAAAATGATCGCGGCAGACTGCTTGTTGATTGGCTCGGCGGAAGGCCTCTGTCGGACACGCAGTGGAGGACGGCGACAGCGGGCTTGTCCGAGGCGTTCGATCGGCTTCATCTGCTCGTGCTTGAGCCTGTTCGTATGATGCCAATACTGCCCGACGTAATGTCAATTAAACCGATTTGGCCGACGGAGTGGCCCGATGCAAGAGACTCCGGCCTATTAGCGGCGATCCCCTTCCTGGAAAGCTGCTTTGTGCTCATCTATGGAGATAAGAGCAGCAGGGGCGAGAGCAAGATGCGAGAGCTGCTTGAGGAAAAAGCGGCCGAGGCACGGCGTATGATCGAACAGCTGACAGGCCGCCCGGCATCCATAGCGATGGCATACGGTTTGCCGAATCGGGCGGACGTTCCCGGAAAATTGGCTGAAGCTTTGAAATGGCTGTCACAGGCCATGTTTCATAGCCCCAATCATCTGTTTCGATTGAACGAGCTTCAGCGTGAGGAAGAGAAGGCTCCCTTGCAGCTGGAGTGGGAGGATGGCCTCAGGAAGACGAAGGAACGGCTGTCGGATAGCCAATATGAAGAAGCCGCGCGCGAGGTTTCGGCTCTATTCTCGCTAGCTTCGGTAGCAAAGGATGCCAGCGGGCTCGCGGACCTATGTCGGCAGCTATTCAGCATGTTGAACCGCTATCGCTCCACTTGCGGACTGCCATCTCTAACGGACACTTGGGCTGCTGGCCCGGGCACTGATGCAGATTGGTCCTCGCTTGCGGGTATACGAGATTGGTTCTTGCAAGAGTTGAATACGCTCGCGCAACTGTCAGCCGGACTGCCAACAATATCCCGTAAAGTGCGCCAAGCACTGGAGCAAATGGAGCGGCATTACGGCGATCCCGAGCTAGACGCAGACACACTCGCACGGCAGCTTGGCATTTCACGCGACCACTTCCGCCACTTGTTCAAGCTGGAGACAGGCAAGACAGCGCTCGACCGGCTTACAGAAATCCGAATGGATAAAGCCAAGCAGCTGCTGGATGAAGGAAGCCTCAAGGTTTATGAAATTGCCGACCGGGTCGGCTTCCGCAATGGGCAGTATTTCAGCCAAGTCTTCCGCAAGCTGACGGGCATGACCCCGCTCGAATATATGGAGAAACGCAGGTGA
- a CDS encoding sensor histidine kinase: MRMRIRTKIIASTVLVVSISLILSGFFIYDYAKDIIREQSIKDSRTKLAQISFQLNKIQEQVVKTAEYIVSDEEIAALINAPASEDIEVNYFRKQAVQEKLGRFVALSNFILNVVIVTPKEETYSNYSGYEDYFSEYLKQEWFVKMKNSRAAYSEPHPFFFISGNRQVFSYVLKYRPLGQESHEESYLVIDIAYSELANVFLQSAQDFEQIELFTGSGALLLEANNKLPEADRSFMKSVLQAGEPFAEDARTIVLMDDAMNQGWKQAALLSKSKLFMKINRVFFFYILIIVTAIMVTMVVMLPIIVNLMKPLIRLTNAMKRVAVGDLGTSVHIRSGDELEIIGTGFNRMVRDLKSLMDTAVQNETVKRQMQIDLLMAQINPHFLYNSLNTVIYLSHANRGTEAAEVTQALISILQNTIKTGEGAVRAPLSEEKQIIDKYTVIQQTRYPGQFRLVWEIDEALLDRSVPRMALQPLVENAIVHGIIPSELEEGTIIVRAYRDGEQLVLEVEDDGQGMTVPEEGWRMHMGQAGQEPERTRGIGLSNIQERLQTHFGASARLEVSSERGQGTLIRMKLPWIDRA, from the coding sequence ATGCGCATGAGGATACGCACCAAGATTATCGCCAGTACCGTTCTCGTCGTTTCCATTTCGCTTATTCTTAGCGGCTTTTTCATCTATGACTACGCCAAGGATATTATTCGCGAGCAGTCGATTAAGGACAGCCGGACGAAGCTCGCGCAAATTTCGTTTCAGCTTAATAAAATTCAGGAGCAGGTCGTTAAGACAGCGGAGTACATCGTGTCCGACGAGGAAATAGCTGCTCTCATTAATGCGCCAGCAAGCGAGGACATTGAGGTGAATTACTTTCGCAAGCAAGCGGTGCAGGAGAAGCTAGGGCGGTTTGTGGCGCTCAGCAATTTCATTTTGAACGTCGTGATCGTTACGCCGAAGGAGGAAACCTACTCCAACTATAGCGGTTATGAGGATTATTTCTCCGAGTACTTGAAGCAGGAATGGTTTGTGAAAATGAAAAATTCACGCGCCGCTTACAGCGAGCCGCATCCGTTCTTTTTTATTAGCGGCAACCGTCAGGTTTTTAGCTACGTGTTGAAATACCGCCCCCTTGGGCAGGAGTCGCATGAGGAAAGCTATCTTGTTATTGATATCGCCTATTCCGAATTAGCTAACGTCTTTTTGCAAAGCGCTCAGGATTTCGAGCAAATCGAGCTGTTTACCGGCTCGGGCGCCCTGCTGCTTGAGGCCAATAATAAGCTGCCGGAGGCAGATCGGTCGTTCATGAAGAGCGTCCTGCAAGCCGGCGAGCCGTTCGCGGAGGACGCCCGCACGATTGTGTTAATGGACGATGCCATGAATCAGGGCTGGAAACAGGCGGCTTTGCTGTCTAAGAGCAAATTATTTATGAAAATTAATCGCGTATTCTTTTTCTATATCCTTATCATCGTTACCGCTATTATGGTGACAATGGTCGTCATGCTGCCCATTATTGTCAATTTGATGAAGCCATTGATCCGGCTGACGAATGCGATGAAGCGCGTTGCGGTCGGCGATCTCGGGACAAGCGTCCATATTCGCAGCGGAGACGAGCTTGAGATTATTGGCACAGGCTTCAATCGGATGGTCAGAGACTTGAAAAGCCTGATGGACACTGCCGTCCAGAACGAAACCGTGAAGCGGCAAATGCAAATCGACTTATTGATGGCTCAGATCAATCCGCATTTTTTGTACAACTCCTTAAATACCGTCATTTACTTGTCCCATGCCAATCGCGGGACCGAAGCGGCCGAGGTGACGCAGGCGCTCATCTCCATTTTGCAAAATACGATTAAGACGGGGGAGGGGGCTGTACGCGCACCTCTTTCGGAGGAGAAGCAGATCATCGACAAATATACGGTTATCCAGCAGACGCGTTATCCCGGCCAATTCCGGCTCGTCTGGGAGATCGACGAAGCACTGCTTGATCGTTCGGTTCCCCGAATGGCGCTTCAGCCGCTCGTGGAGAACGCGATTGTGCACGGCATCATTCCGTCGGAGCTAGAGGAGGGCACGATTATTGTGCGGGCCTACCGGGACGGAGAACAGCTTGTCTTGGAGGTGGAAGACGACGGACAAGGTATGACGGTTCCCGAGGAAGGCTGGAGGATGCACATGGGACAGGCGGGACAAGAGCCGGAGCGTACGAGAGGAATCGGATTGTCTAATATCCAAGAGCGGCTGCAAACCCATTTTGGCGCATCGGCTCGTCTGGAAGTATCTAGTGAACGGGGCCAAGGCACCCTGATACGCATGAAGCTTCCCTGGATAGACCGGGCGTAA
- a CDS encoding extracellular solute-binding protein: MNIKKQSKWVGGFVSVMMLTGLLAACGGGNTTGDNSTGNNGGTAAPAASTAASTDPTQISGTVKVWDWDEAFQKGMIVEFNKKYPNIKVEVTVVNPNDYLQKLQSGIASGSDVPDVILGESAYRGKLFDLGVLDNLEAAPYHFDKSTIMDYVVPYVSNSKGEVIAVDQSLTPAGFAYRRDLAKQYWGTDDPAELEKKISTWDDFIAAGKELKEKSADKVLMFPGLGDAFLALKGQNFASYVNGTEIDLTSKLQKPLNRLFEMRDAGIIGKNELWTPAWSASMAKGEFMFYPMAPWGAKWHISANDPDGSGRWGLVKAPEGGFTRGGTAIGIYKDSKVKDAAWAFIQYAYLSEEGSAYNFKTFGNMTSTKSFYETQKALIDAPGPYDEFFGGQNLAKYFVENIVPDMKGEAQSKYDSVVDSVFNALYPLWMKDGSVTADSALQKFIQETKNKASDATVK, translated from the coding sequence GTGAACATCAAAAAGCAGAGCAAATGGGTGGGCGGTTTCGTATCTGTAATGATGCTGACTGGGCTGCTTGCAGCCTGTGGCGGCGGCAACACAACTGGAGACAATAGTACGGGCAACAACGGAGGCACTGCTGCTCCTGCGGCATCGACTGCGGCCAGCACCGATCCGACACAGATTAGCGGCACCGTAAAGGTGTGGGACTGGGATGAAGCGTTCCAGAAGGGCATGATCGTAGAATTTAATAAAAAATATCCGAACATTAAAGTCGAAGTTACCGTCGTTAATCCGAACGATTACTTGCAGAAGCTGCAAAGCGGCATCGCTTCCGGCTCTGACGTTCCCGATGTCATTCTTGGAGAGTCGGCCTACCGCGGCAAGCTGTTTGACCTTGGTGTGCTTGACAACCTTGAAGCAGCACCATATCACTTCGATAAAAGTACGATTATGGATTACGTCGTGCCTTACGTCTCTAATTCCAAGGGTGAAGTCATTGCCGTTGATCAATCGCTAACGCCCGCAGGCTTCGCGTACCGGAGAGATTTGGCGAAGCAATATTGGGGCACGGACGACCCGGCTGAGCTAGAGAAAAAGATTTCGACATGGGATGATTTCATCGCTGCCGGCAAGGAGCTTAAAGAGAAGAGCGCTGATAAGGTGCTCATGTTCCCCGGCCTGGGCGACGCCTTCCTCGCCTTGAAAGGTCAGAACTTCGCTTCCTACGTAAACGGCACAGAAATTGATTTGACGAGCAAGCTGCAAAAGCCTTTGAACCGCTTGTTTGAGATGCGTGACGCTGGCATTATCGGCAAAAATGAATTGTGGACTCCCGCTTGGTCGGCCTCCATGGCGAAAGGCGAGTTCATGTTCTACCCAATGGCACCATGGGGAGCCAAATGGCATATTTCAGCGAATGATCCCGATGGCTCGGGACGCTGGGGTCTCGTCAAGGCGCCAGAGGGCGGCTTCACCCGCGGTGGAACAGCAATTGGCATTTATAAGGACAGCAAGGTGAAGGATGCGGCTTGGGCCTTTATCCAATATGCCTACTTGTCCGAGGAAGGCTCAGCATACAATTTTAAAACCTTTGGCAATATGACCAGCACCAAATCATTCTACGAAACCCAAAAAGCGCTCATCGACGCGCCAGGACCTTATGACGAATTTTTCGGCGGCCAAAATCTCGCAAAATATTTTGTCGAAAATATCGTTCCCGATATGAAAGGCGAAGCACAGTCCAAATACGATTCTGTCGTAGACTCTGTGTTCAACGCCCTTTATCCGCTATGGATGAAGGATGGATCGGTTACCGCCGACTCTGCGCTGCAGAAGTTCATTCAGGAAACGAAGAACAAGGCATCGGATGCGACCGTTAAGTAA
- a CDS encoding sugar ABC transporter permease encodes MWPYLFALPFVLTYAAFQLYPVLYSFLLSLHDWNGIGEKTFVGFKNYVQLWTNDPLFIKSLWNTLIMMAMFIPLTLILGLTLAYWTFHLTRGKRLFQTINVLPYITTPVAIGFIFSYLFDWQTGLVNLLLTKVGLLDEAFYWLQDPWGSRAIIALMVIWRNLGYFMIIFMAGMTVIPQDVYEAAKMDGSTGLHTFRKITMPLLRSIIVFLVVTSVINGLQLFDEPKLLYGGWSGSAQVGGPDNTALTIIWKFVDESFGSNTRFGYASAIAYSLFLLIVLFSILSYKLTAPKEDKR; translated from the coding sequence ATGTGGCCCTATCTTTTCGCCCTGCCTTTCGTGCTGACGTATGCGGCATTTCAATTGTATCCAGTCCTATACTCATTCTTGCTCAGTCTGCATGACTGGAATGGCATAGGCGAGAAGACATTCGTCGGCTTTAAAAACTATGTACAGCTTTGGACGAACGACCCTTTGTTTATTAAATCCTTGTGGAACACCTTAATCATGATGGCGATGTTTATTCCCTTAACCTTGATTTTAGGACTCACGCTGGCGTATTGGACCTTCCATTTGACGCGTGGCAAGAGATTATTTCAGACAATCAATGTATTGCCATATATTACGACACCGGTAGCCATAGGCTTTATATTCTCCTACCTATTTGACTGGCAGACGGGCCTGGTGAACCTGCTTCTTACGAAGGTTGGATTGCTGGATGAAGCCTTCTACTGGCTTCAGGACCCATGGGGCTCCCGGGCGATTATTGCTCTAATGGTCATCTGGCGCAATCTCGGGTATTTCATGATTATTTTCATGGCTGGCATGACGGTCATACCGCAAGATGTATACGAGGCGGCTAAAATGGACGGCTCAACAGGGCTTCATACGTTCCGTAAAATCACAATGCCTCTGCTGCGGAGCATTATCGTCTTTCTCGTCGTCACATCCGTTATTAACGGCTTGCAATTATTCGATGAACCGAAGCTGCTTTATGGCGGATGGTCCGGCTCGGCGCAGGTTGGCGGCCCTGACAATACAGCGCTAACGATTATTTGGAAATTTGTGGATGAGTCATTTGGTTCCAACACGCGGTTTGGCTATGCTTCAGCTATTGCCTATTCGCTGTTCTTGCTCATCGTATTATTCTCCATTTTAAGCTACAAACTCACAGCACCTAAGGAGGACAAGCGATGA
- a CDS encoding carbohydrate ABC transporter permease, translating to MKAASMWFCLIVISLLSLFPFYIMIVMGTHYSEDLFKGIPILPGSYLAENLRTVLQADFLKVYGNSLLVSIASVALATLTSTLIGYAVAKFDFRGRKLLQTFVIITMMVPTQVGLIGYIIEMRHLGVGNTLWPVILVWAAFPFGAFFMIQFMRDSIPNDLLECARIDGCSEPGIFVRIVLPIIKPGLATLATLVFLWSWNNYLLPLVTINKSEWYTLPIFISNLGIVHRTDYAARMTALTMTTIPVLILFILGSKTFMKGLTAGAVKG from the coding sequence ATGAAAGCAGCCAGCATGTGGTTTTGTTTAATTGTCATCTCCCTGCTCTCGCTATTCCCATTTTATATTATGATCGTTATGGGAACGCATTACAGCGAGGATCTATTCAAGGGGATTCCTATTCTTCCGGGCAGCTATTTAGCTGAAAACCTGAGAACCGTACTACAGGCCGATTTTCTAAAGGTGTATGGAAACAGCTTGCTCGTATCTATTGCGTCCGTCGCTTTGGCGACATTAACAAGCACCCTTATCGGCTATGCTGTAGCGAAGTTTGATTTCCGCGGACGGAAGCTGCTCCAGACGTTCGTTATTATTACGATGATGGTACCGACCCAAGTCGGGTTGATCGGATATATTATCGAAATGAGACATCTCGGAGTAGGCAACACGCTGTGGCCAGTCATTCTCGTCTGGGCGGCATTCCCGTTTGGTGCGTTTTTCATGATCCAATTCATGCGCGATTCGATTCCGAACGACTTGCTCGAATGCGCGCGAATTGACGGCTGCTCGGAGCCTGGCATTTTCGTTCGGATCGTACTGCCCATCATAAAGCCGGGTCTTGCGACGCTCGCAACTCTCGTGTTCCTATGGTCGTGGAATAACTATTTGCTGCCGCTCGTCACCATTAATAAATCCGAGTGGTACACGCTCCCGATCTTCATCTCCAACCTGGGCATTGTGCATCGGACCGATTATGCGGCACGAATGACCGCTCTTACGATGACGACGATTCCCGTGCTCATCCTATTTATTCTTGGCTCCAAAACATTCATGAAGGGCTTAACCGCAGGTGCGGTAAAAGGCTAG